From Panicum hallii strain FIL2 chromosome 2, PHallii_v3.1, whole genome shotgun sequence, a single genomic window includes:
- the LOC112880041 gene encoding uncharacterized protein LOC112880041: protein MQAAAARARRVLASPAASGLPGILWGPRLGSASGAEGALLLHLHAVPSSASSPHHARGFASCFAPQSPGNLILTAMASQWSSEKSVHYQMATTHFSTEASDVDHPTEAVEEMYQRMLKSVEAETMPPNAWLWSMISSCSNKEDIKLLFQILQKLRVFRLSNLRINANFNDHLCMKVTEACARVGTLDYGLKALWKHNVYGITPTIGSAHYLLQHAKTLNDTKLMENIMQVLRRNSLPLQPGTADMVFSICYNADRWDLLSKYADRFVKAGVKLHRTAFDIWMEFAAKVGDSQSIWNINSLRGKSVKHYTLATGFACAKGSLLDRKPENAAAMIKLLYKHLPDQKKPFVKDELKKLIAEWPTEVIKRQKKDDRKAMEEALIKDIPTMINCLTKSGLDIPVDLEKLTPQLQAA, encoded by the exons atgcaggccgccgccgcgcgcgcgcgtcgcGTCCTCGCGTCCCCGGCGGCCTCCGGACTCCCTGGCATTCTCTGGGGCCCTCGCCTCGGGAGCGCATCAGGCGCTGAGGGTGCCCTCCTGCTCCATCTCCATGCCGTCCCCTCCTCGGCGTCTTCTCCGCATCACGCCAGGGGCTTCGCCTCCTGCTTTGCCCCCCAATCGCCTG GTAACCTTATATTGACAGCCATGGCTTCACAATGGTCGAGTGAGAAATCAGTACACTATCAGATGGCAACAACTCATTTCTCAACAGAAGCAAGTGACGTGGATCACCCTACAG AAGCTGTAGAGGAGATGTACCAGAGAATGTTAAAATCTGTTGAAGCTGAGACTATGCCTCCAAATGCCTGGTTGTGGTCTATGATCAGTAGCTGCTCCAATAAGGAGGACATCAAACTTCTTTTTCAAATTTTGCAGAAGCTAAGAGTATTT CGATTATCAAATCTTCGCATCAACGCAAACTTCAATGACCATCTCTGCATGAAAGTGACTGAGGCTTGTGCTCGTGTGGGCACCCTTGACTATG GGCTGAAGGCTTTATGGAAGCATAATGTTTATGGAATCACACCAACCATTGGTTCTGCTCATTATCTACTG CAACATGCGAAAACGCTAAATGATACTAAACTAATGGAAAACATAATGCAAGTCCTTAGGAGGAATTCCTTGCCATTGCAACCAGGCACTGCTGATATGGTCTTCAG CATCTGCTACAATGCTGATAGATGGGATTTGCTCTCAAAATACGCTGACAGATTTGTTAAAGCTGGTGTCAAGCTGCATCGAACTGCGTTTGACATTTGGATGGAATTCGCCGCCAAAGTTG GTGATTCTCAATCTATTTGGAACATCAATAGTCTAAGAGGCAAGTCCGTCAAACACTATACTCTTGCAACAGGTTTTGCTTGTGCAAAG GGGTCCTTGCTTGATCGGAAGCCAGAAAATGCTGCTGCCATGATTAAACTCCTTTACAAG CATTTGCCTGATCAGAAGAAACCATTTGTGAAAGATGAGCTCAAAAAGCTGATTGCTGAATGGCCTACAGAGGTGATAAAAAGgcagaagaaagatgataggaAG GCGATGGAGGAAGCTTTGATTAAGGACATCCCTACGATGATCAATTGTCTGACAAAGTCAGGACTCGACATTCCTGTGGATTTGGAGAAGCTGACCCCTCAGCTCCAAGCAGCGTAG
- the LOC112880039 gene encoding probable serine/threonine-protein kinase At1g54610, whose amino-acid sequence MGCVHGRPSTTSPAAPVTSSRRRDHPVVSQPQQEGVDSSDAAAAPAGAGAAPEQQADEKPDKPAQVKRERRSRSSRSATAAAAAAAHAEVRLGGSFANKARGEQVAAGWPAWLSAVAGEAINGWTPRRADSFEKIDKIGQGTYSNVYKARDSLSGKIVALKKVRFDNLEPESVRFMAREILILRRLDHPNVVKLDGLVTSRMSCSLYLVFDYMVHDLAGLAASPDIKFTLPQVKCYVHQLLSGLEHCHNRGVLHRDIKGSNLLLDNNGVLKIADFGLASFFDPNHKQPMTSRVVTLWYRPPELLLGATDYGVGIDLWSAGCILAELLAGKPILPGRTEVEQLHKIFKLCGSPTEEYWKKSKLPHATIFKPQQPYKRRIADTFKDFPQSALRLIETLLAIDPADRLTATSALQSDFFTTEPHACEPSSLPQYPPSKEMDAKRRDEEARRLRAAGRANGDGTRKTRTRDRPRAVPAPEANAELQANIDKRRLITHANAKSKSEKFPPPHQDGALGYPLGCSNHMEPAFEPPDPSSFSTVFPYEKGAVPTWSGPLADSAAGNQKRKHKSGRSSKQPSTARAR is encoded by the exons ATGGGCTGCGTGCACGGCCGCCCGTCCACCACCAGCCCGGCGGCCCCCGTcacctcctcccgccgccgggACCACCCCGTGGTCTCCCAGCCGCAGCAGGAGGGGGTGGACTCCTccgacgccgccgcggcgccggcgggggctGGCGCGGCGCCGGAGCAGCAGGCGGACGAGAAGCCTGACAAGCCGGCGCAGGTGAAGAGGGAGCGCCGGTCGCGGTCGTCGCGCTCCgccaccgcggcggcggctgccgcgGCGCACGCGGAGGTGCGCCTGGGCGGGAGCTTCGCCAACAAGGCGCGCGGCGAGCAGGTCGCCGCCGGCTGGCCCGCCTGGCTctccgccgtcgccggcgaggcCATCAACGGCTggaccccgcgccgcgccgacTCCTTCGAGAAGATCGACAAG ATCGGCCAGGGCACGTACAGCAATGTGTACAAGGCGCGGGACTCGCTGAGCGGCAAGATCGTGGCGCTCAAGAAGGTGCGCTTCGACAACCTGGAGCCCGAGAGCGTGCGCTTCATGGCGCGCGAGATCCTCATCCTGCGCCGCCTCGACCACCCCAATGTCGTCAAGCTCGACGGGCTCGTCACCTCCCGCATGTCCTGCAGCCTATACCTCGTCTTCGACTACATGGTCCACGACCTGGCTGGCCTCGCCGCCAGCCCTGACATCAAGTTCACGCTGCCCCAG GTCAAGTGCTATGTGCATCAGTTGTTGTCAGGGCTTGAGCACTGCCACAACCGGGGAGTGCTGCATCGTGACATCAAGGGGTCAAATCTGCTTTTGGACAACAATGGTGTCCTGAAGATTGCAGATTTCGGTCTAGCATCCTTCTTTGACCCCAACCATAAACAGCCAATGACGAGTCGGGTGGTGACACTCTGGTACCGCCCACCGGAGTTGCTGTTGGGTGCGACGGACTATGGAGTTGGCATCGACTTGTGGAGTGCTGGATGTATACTTGCTGAATTGCTGGCTGGAAAGCCTATACTGCCTGGACGGACTGAG GTGGAACAGCTGCATAAAATTTTTAAGTTATGTGGCTCTCCGACGGAAGAATATTGGAAAAAATCAAAGTTGCCTCATGCAACTATATTTAAGCCTCAACAACCATACAAAAGGAGAATAGCGGATACATTCAAAGATTTCCCTCAATCAGCACTACGACTGATTGAAACACTACTTGCAATTGATCCAGCTGATCGTTTAACGGCAACATCTGCATTGCAAAGTGAT TTCTTTACAACTGAGCCTCATGCATGTGAACCATCAAGTCTGCCCCAATACCCACCGAGTAAAGAGATGGATGCGAAACGAAGAGATGAAGAAGCTAGACG CTTAAGGGCTGCTGGTAGAGCTAATGGAGATGGAACAAGGAAGACAAGGACACGAGACCGGCCTAGGGCTGTTCCAGCTCCGGAGGCAAATGCTGAACTTCAAGCAAATATTGAT AAAAGAAGGTTAATAACACATGCAAATGCAAAGAGCAAGAGTGAAAAGTTTCCTCCACCACACCAGGATGGTGCACTTGGATATCCCTTGGGCTGTTCAAATCACATGGAACCAGCATTTGAGCCCCCAGATCCTTCTTCCTTCAGCACTGTATTTCCTTATGAAAAAGGCGCCGTGCCTACCTGGTCTGGACCATTGGCTGACTCTGCAGCAGGCAACCAAAAGCGGAAACACAAGTCTGGCCGCTCTTCAAAACAACCATCAACTGCCCGTGCTAGATGA
- the LOC112880042 gene encoding F-box protein At3g07870-like yields MEDTAPVRRLPEDTIADILLRLPSKYILRSGAVCRAWRRVTTAPHFLAARARRQQPVSILAHAYLPAAPWACSDGGLSSEDTALEALPVASLEDDRRRLVRYPATIPAHCGRLLASCAGALLFKKATGLYLLCDPVARKWAELPRLPDDYCRDADPEYGFYFHQPSGEFRLLCCSLTSRIWYIVSTGAVGPRHLKANPDPDLITRFVRPLLTTAAIPVALHGNLHWPALWLCAGGETRITAFNTVSETFQQMAGPTSRTPRMVKLFEMEGLLAAADFGEEKHVDLWFLEDYTGEMWAHRHRVASPWKHGSQGRPRNHWGMQSVAVAGDDEGNVIVGNNDGLVGIARG; encoded by the coding sequence ATGGAAGACACGGCGCCGGTCCGCCGGCTTCCCGAGGACACCATCGCCGACATCCTGCTCCGCCTGCCGTCCAAGTACATCCTCCGCTCCGGCGCCGTGTGCAGGGCCTGGCGCCGCGTCACCACCGCCCCGCACTtcctcgccgcgcgcgcgcgccgccagcaGCCTGTTTCGATCCTCGCGCACGCGTACCTGCCCGCGGCGCCATGGGCGTGCAGCGACGGCGGCCTCAGCTCCGAGGACACCGCGCTGGAAGCGCTCCCGGTCGCCTCCCTCGAGGACGACCGGCGCCGCCTCGTCCGCTACCCCGCGACCATCCCGGCGCACTGCGGCCGCCTGCTCGCCTCGTGCGCCGGCGCGCTGCTGTTCAAGAAGGCCACGGGGCTCTACCTCCTCTGCGACCCCGTCGCGAGGAAGTGGGCCGAGCTGCCGCGGCTGCCCGACGACTACTGCAGGGACGCCGACCCGGAGTACGGCTTCTACTTCCACCAGCCGTCCGGCGAGTTCCGGCTCCTCTGCTGCAGCCTCACGAGCCGCATCTGGTACATCGTCTCCACTGGCGCCGTCGGGCCCCGGCACCTGAAAGCGAACCCCGACCCCGACCTCATCACCCGATTCGTACGCCCCCTGCTCACGACGGCGGCGATACCCGTGGCTCTTCACGGCAACTTGCACTGGCCGGCACTGTGGctctgcgccggcggcgagacGAGGATCACGGCTTTCAACACGGTGTCGGAGACGTTCCAACAAATGGCCGGGCCGACGTCGAGGACGCCCAGGATGGTGAAGCTGTTCGAGATGGAAGGGCTGCTCGCGGCGGCCGACTTTGGGGAGGAGAAGCACGTCGACCTCTGGTTCCTCGAGGACTACACTGGCGAGATGTGGGCGCACCGCCACCGGGTCGCCTCGCCGTGGAAACATGGCAGCCAAGGAAGGCCGCGTAATCACTGGGGTATGCAGTCTGTGGCCGTGGCGGGCGACGACGAAGGCAACGTCATCGTCGGCAACAACGACGGGTTAGTAGGTATAGCACGAGGATGA
- the LOC112880038 gene encoding protein GAMETE EXPRESSED 1-like gives MRSGGLRLRFLAISILLLCSATNAASWSIFSRRTSKEAGTPPLRLDGAGFSIDGARNDPRGARLVDNARRRIEGPAACWGQAYTRLFASCADIMADKERQSRLAWHLSSCFQEDSGRPPLPDCGDRSAMLDCRRRLSESEDKVFLEFFLETNTLCHQLQAEAFKHSTERLVNDLSRTSKSAHEKLETIEERSDHLLQESENIRGSLLSVAAQTEHLATASTAVGAQIDQVLDHSRTISEQSKEIAAAQAELRAGQAAMRDAVDAGMARVEESYKTLGDGMDRLRDDAAGVERGIRAVGDAMSSRMDGLQRTADDIGSVAGRSLENQMQLLEGQAKAMRELNELHGFQARALEESRETIQKLAHFGQQQQEELLARQEEIRRAHDHLIQNSHSILGAQEEFRAKQANIFAALDKLYGLHNATLVESRFIKAFFFYCCITFLIYMLTSAKQTLDIRGQLYFGLCITIMLEIGVIKLGADDFNTQFWVLSKVLLVRSVFLAAAAFQILRSIFTYKDYDVLNHHLLQTLVEKVWTIEGNACGGGKAYNPYSSENDGSLSRYSWIFDELEDEVDSRIDPDFMPPKNGVLLEQIGENSITTSDSRRYNLRPRIRPC, from the exons ATGAGGAGCGGGGGGCTTCGTCTTCGCTTCCTTGCCATCTCGATCCTGCTCCTGTGCTCTGCAACCAATGCCGCGTCGTGGAGCATCTTCTCGAGGAGGACGTCGAAAGAGGCCGGGACGCCGCCGCTGCGGCTGGACGGCGCCGGCTTCTCGATCGACGGCGCCAGGAACGACCCCCGGGGCGCGCGGCTCGTGGACAACGCGCGGCGCCGGATCGAGGGGCCGGCGGCCTGCTGGGGCCAGGCGTACACCCGCCTCTTCGCCAGCTGCGCCGACATCATGGCCGACAAGGAGCGCCAGTCCAGGCTCGCCTGGCACCTCAGCAGCTGCTTCCAGGAGGACtccggccgcccgccgctccccgACTGCGGCGACCGCTCCGCCATGCTGGACTGCCGCAGGCGCCTCTCCGAGTCCGAGGACAAGGTCTTCCTCGAGTTCTTCCTCGAGACCAACACCCTCTGCCACCAGCTGCA GGCCGAGGCGTTCAAGCACAGCACGGAGAGGCTGGTGAACGACCTCTCCAGGACGTCCAAGTCCGCGCACGAGAAGCTCGAGACCATCGAGGAGAGGTCCGACCATCTCCTACAAGAATCCGAGAACATCCGCGGCTCGCTGTTGTCGGTTGCCGCGCAGACCGAGCACCTCGCCACGGCGTCCACCGCCGTCGGGGCTCAGATCGACCAAGTGCTCGACCACTCGAGGACCATCTCCGAGCAGTCCAAGGAGATCGCGGCCGCGCAGGCGGAGCTCAGGGCCGGGCAGGCCGCGATGAGGGACGCGGTGGACGCCGGCATGGCGCGCGTGGAGGAGTCCTACAAGACCCTCGGCGACGGGATGGACAGGCTCAGGGACGACGCCGCGGGCGTCGAGAGGGGGATCAGGGCCGTCGGCGACGCCATGTCGTCGAGGATGGACGGCCTGCAGCGCACCGCCGACGACATCGGGAGCGTGGCCGGCAGGTCGCTGGAGAACCAGATGCAGCTGTTGGAGGGGCAGGCCAAGGCGATGCGAGAGCTGAACGAACTCCACGGCTTCCAGGCACGAGCACTCGAAGAGAGCAGGGAGACGATACAGAAGCTCGCGCACTtcggccagcagcagcaggaggagctgCTGGCCCGGCAAGAGGAGATCCGGAGAGCTCACGATCATCTCATCCAGAATTCTCACTCGATACTGGGGGCTCAG GAAGAGTTCAGGGCGAAGCAGGCCAACATCTTCGCGGCACTGGACAAGCTCTACGGCCTCCACAACGCCACCCTCGTGGAGTCCCGGTTCATCAAGGCCTTCTTCTTCTACTGCTGCATCACCTTCCTCATCTACATGCTCACCAGCGCCAAGCAGACGCTCGACATCAGGGGCCAGCTCTATTTCG GTCTTTGCATTACGATTATGCTGGAGATTGGAGTGATCAAACTGGGAGCTGACGACTTCAACACTCAGTTCTGGGTCCTGTCCAAGGTGCTGCTGGTCAGATCAGTGTTCCTCGCCGCTGCTGCCTTCCAGATCTTGCGCTCCATCTTCACATACAA GGATTATGATGTTCTGAACCATCATCTGCTCCAAACGCTGGTGGAGAAAGTTTGGACTATTGAAGGCAATGCCTGCGGCG GAGGCAAGGCGTATAATCCGTACAGCTCAGAGAATGATGGAAGCCTCAGCAGGTACTCCTGGATCTTCGACGAGCTGGAGGACGAAGTGGACAGCAGGATCGATCCAGACTTCATGCCGCCAAAAAATGGCGTTTTACTGGAACAAATCGGTGAAAACTCAATCACCACGTCAGACTCAAGGAGATACAACCTCCGTCCGCGCATTAGACCGTGCTAA
- the LOC112882160 gene encoding GDSL esterase/lipase At2g23540: protein MGWAAAMAAVAAVLCAAAVARGEVVDEFGAGASFIFGDSLVDAGNNNYIPSLSKANMTPNGIDFAASGGMPTGRFTNGRTIADIIGEMLGQADYSPPFLAPNTTGGAILNGVNYASGGAGILNATGKIFVNRIGMDLQVDNFNITRKQLDDLLGRDKAKEFLRRKAIFSVTVGSNDFLNNYLMPVLSTGTRISESPDSFLNDLIFHLRDQLTRLYTLDARKFVVANVGPLGCIPYQKTINRVGEDECVKLPNQLAAQYNGRLRELLIELNGNLPGARFCLANVYDLVMELITNYPNYGFQTASVACCGNGGSYEGLVPCGPTTSMCDARDKHVFWDPYHPSEAANVLLARYIVDGDSKYISPMNLRKLFSL from the exons ATGGGTTGGGCGGCGGCAATGGCCGCCGTGGCGGCGGTTCTCTGCGCCGCGGCTGTGGCGAGAGGGGAGGTGGTGGACGAGTTCGGGGCCGGCGCGTCCTTCATCTTCGGGGACTCGCTGGTGGACGCCGGGAACAATAACTACATCCCGTCGCTGTCCAAGGCCAACATGACCCCCAACGGCATCGACTTCGCCGCGTCGGGGGGCATGCCCACGGGACGGTTCACCAACGGCAGGACCATCGCCGACATCATCGGCGAGATGCTGGGCCAGGCGGACTACTCGCCGCCGTTCCTCGCCCCCAACACCACCGGCGGCGCCATCCTGAACGGCGTCAACTACGCGTCAGGAGGCGCGGGGATACTGAACGCGACAGGCAAAATCTTC gtgaacaggatcggcatGGACCTCCAGGTGGACAACTTCAACATCACGAGGAAGCAGCTGGACGACCTGCTGGGCAGGGACAAGGCCAAGGAGTTCCTGCGAAGGAAGGCCATCTTCTCCGTCACCGTCGGCTCCAACGACTTCCTCAACAACTACCTCATGCCGGTCCTCTCCACCGGCACGCGGATCTCCGAGTCGCCCGACAGCTTCCTCAACGACCTCATCTTCCACCTCCGGGACCAGCTCACG AGGCTGTACACGCTGGACGCCCGGAAGTTCGTGGTGGCGAACGTGGGGCCGCTGGGGTGCATCCCGTACCAGAAGACGATCAACCGGGTGGGCGAGGACGAGTGCGTGAAGCTGCCCAACCAGCTCGCCGCGCAGTACAACGGCCGGCTCCGGGAGCTGCTGATCGAGCTCAACGGGAACCTCCCCGGCGCCAGGTTCTGCCTCGCCAACGTCTACGACCTCGTCATGGAGCTCATCACCAACTACCCCAACTACG GGTTCCAGACGGCGAGCGTGGCGTGCTGCGGCAACGGCGGGTCGTACGAGGGCCTGGTGCCGTGCGGGCCGACGACGAGCATGTGCGACGCACGGGACAAGCACGTGTTCTGGGACCCGTACCACCCCAGCGAGGCCGCCAACGTGCTGCTCGCCAGGTACATCGTCGACGGCGACAGCAAGTACATCTCGCCCATGAACCTCAGGAAGCTCTTCTCCCTCTAG
- the LOC112881538 gene encoding uncharacterized protein LOC112881538 translates to MALPSSASAARLRLITVPALLLLLSSAALLVFLILPSLSPSSSATSAHLCACSPPSTHTTTTVTTTTTTASPAPVTTSPADVAWLKAQLASNSLLAGGAAASHDAWHRLRKGINPRTREQQLFDINRHHGISHYPDEEASNHMALPCPGELLVEEHHSNYGEPWAGGRDVFEFLANASTLTPTDEVLEIGCGTLRVGLHFIRYLEAGRFHCLERDELSLMAALRYELPAQGLLYKRPMIVRGEDMDFSKFGDTVMYDLIYASAVFLHIPDKLVWIGLERLAGKLRPQRGRIFVSHNIKFCSRLGGDECTQRLAKLGLEYVGKHTHDSLLFNHYEIWFEFRRPKV, encoded by the exons ATGGCGCTGCCGTCGAGCGCCTCCGCGGCGCGGCTGCGGCTGATCACCGTgccggcgctgctgctgctgctatccTCCGCCGCGCTGCTCGTCTTCCTCATCCTCCCCTCGCTTTCCCCGTCCTCCTCGGCCACCTCCGCGCACCTCTGCGCCTGCTCGCCCCCCTCCAcccacaccaccaccaccgtcaCAACGACCACCACCACGGCCTCCCCCGCGCCCGTCACCACCTCCCCTGCGGACGTCGCCTGGCTCAAGGCCCAGCTCGCGTCCAACTccctcctcgccggcggcgccgcggcctCCCACGACGCCTGGCACCGCCTGCGCAAGGGCATCAATCCCCGCACTCGCGAGCAGCAGCTCTTCGACATCAACAG GCACCATGGGATCTCTCACTATCCGGACGAAGAGGCAAGCAACCACATGGCACTGCCGTGCCCCGGAGAGCTCCTTGTGGAAGAGCACCACAGCAACTATGGTGAACCATGGGCCGGTGGCCGAGACGTCTTCGAGTTCCTTGCTAATGCCTCTACACTCACGCCCACGGACGAGGTCCTTGAAATTGGGTGTGGAACACTTCGTGTCGGTCTGCATTTTATTCGGTATCTTGAGGCTGGGAGGTTCCATTGCCTGGAAAGGGATGAGTTGTCTCTCATGGCTGCGCTCCGGTATGAACTGCCAGCACAGGGGCTGCTGTATAAGCGGCCGATGATTGTGAGAGGGGAGGATATGGACTTCAGCAAGTTTGGGGATACGGTTATGTATGATCTCATTTATGCAAGTGCTGTGTTCCTCCATATTCCAGATAAGCTTGTTTGGATTGGGCTTGAGAGGCTTGCAGGAAAGCTGAGACCGCAGAGAGGCCGGATTTTTGTATCGCATAACATTAAATTTTGCTCAAGACTGGGTGGTGATGAGTGCACACAGCGGCTTGCAAAATTGGGCCTTGAATATGTGGGGAAGCACACTCATGATAGCTTGTTATTTAACCACTACGAGATCTGGTTTGAATTCCGCCGGCCAAAAGTTTAG
- the LOC112879762 gene encoding zinc finger protein CONSTANS-LIKE 13-like — protein MSVAGAADKEMPPVAAAACDFCAGLPAVVYCRADSARLCLPCDRHVHGANTVSSRHARAPLCDACRAAAAAFRRGATGFLCANCDFEEERQRDGDPRPLHDRGAVEGYAGCPSIAELAAILGVGGCEKAAAAAGDGWWPAWEDPQVLRLEDVIVPTTSCHGLQPLLTPSSPKLGELAKSEAAAMAFSEAEPADGEQLPSWASSEYGIGDGDFGAFDTDACHEAASMAVPSCEQEAWIATDGNGACREAHEQAPAPASSLAEPCLLSSFVDMSEICPSMTLGGSVDVDNGSNKRDAAEAAPQQQASPAPAKKGGYDVAYPDRGTVISRYKEKRKNRRFDKQIRYESRKARADGRLRIKGRFAKSGEA, from the exons ATGtccgtcgccggcgccgccgacaAGGAGATGccgccggtggcggcggcggcgtgcgacttCTGCGCTGGCCTGCCGGCGGTGGTGTACTGCCGGGCCGACTCCGCCAGGCTCTGCCTGCCGTGCGACCGCCACGTCCACGGCGCCAACACGGTGTCCAGCCGCCACGCCCGGGCGCCGCTCTGCgacgcgtgccgcgccgccgcggccgcgttcCGCCGCGGCGCCACCGGCTTCCTCTGCGCAAACTGCGACTTCGAGGAGGAGCGCCAGCGGGACGGCGACCCGCGGCCGCTCCACGATCGTGGCGCGGTGGAAGGGTACGCCGGGTGCCCCTCGATCGCCGAACTCGCCGCCATCCTCGGCGTCGGCGGGTGCgagaaggcggcggccgcggccggggacgggtGGTGGCCCGCCTGGGAGGACCCCCAGGTTCTCCGGCTGGAGGACGTCATCGTGCCCACCACCTCGTGCCATGGCCTCCAGCCGCTCCTCACGCCATCCTCCCCAAAG CTGGGGGAGCTCGCCAAgtccgaggcggcggcgatggcttTCTCGGAGGCGGAGCCAGCCGACGGTGAGCAGCTGCCTTCGTGGGCTTCGTCAGAGTATGGCATTGGAGACGGCGATTTCGGGGCTTTCGACACCGATGCCTGCCATGAGGCAGCAAGCATGGCCGTGCCTTCTTGTGAG CAGGAAGCGTGGATCGCGACCGACGGCAACGGCGCGTGCAGGGAAGCGCACGAgcaggcgccggcgccggcgagctcgctGGCCGAGCCGTGCCTGCTGTCCTCGTTCGTGGACATGTCAGAGATCTGCCCCAGCATGACCCTCGGCGGCAGCGTCGACGTCGACAACGGCAGCAACAAGCGAGACGCCGCGGAAGCGGCCCCGCAGCAGCaggcctcgccggcgccggcgaagaAGGGCGGCTACGACGTGGCCTACCCCGACCGCGGCACGGTGATCTCGCGCTACAAGGAGAAGCGGAAGAACAGGAG GTTCGACAAGCAGATCCGGTACGAGTCGCGCAAGGCCCGCGCCGACGGCCGGCTGCGGATCAAGGGCCGGTTCGCCAAGTCCGGCGAGGCCTGA
- the LOC112882393 gene encoding inactive beta-amylase 9-like encodes METAPMLLLQHAAAPGSGWRLQAVRGLDGRGAPNWVAFRRARQGGGCRDLRAAGLGRFFGGGDHNNKNHEVDEFAPARLFVGLPIDSVTDGATVNSAAAVAAGIRAVRLLGADGVELPVFWSVAQPESPDRFSWAGYQAVADMVRAESLSLRVSLRAHGTPGGGVPTLPAWVSGVAADDPDIFFTDRSGARHEGCLSFAIDELPVLHGRSPLQLYEAFFRSFAAAFEDFFDSTITDVTVGLGVNGVLRYPSYPPGSDARKFTGVGEFQCYDKYMLAQLRQQAEEAGNSMWGLSGPHDAPLYHESPDSCGFFRERGGSWETPYGDFFLSWYAGQLVGHGDRVLGMASAVFGGKPVELSAKIPFMHWWHGALSRPAEAAAGFYKSNKKNGYSPVAKMFARHGCTMVVPGMDVCMNKQHHSAGSSPDQLLVQIKNACRRHGARIAGENASLVMTHTSSFSRIRSNILTTELMRPCHFTYQRMGAEFFSPDHFPQFMEFVRSVVCGEWDEDDGPADEERAMAASGSAKTREA; translated from the exons ATGGAGACCGCGCcgatgctgctgctgcagcacgcggccgcgccgggGTCCGGGTGGCGCCTGCAGGCCGTGCGGGGCCTGGACGGACGCGGCGCCCCGAACTGGGTCGCGTTCCGACGGGCGAGGCAAGGTGGCGGCTGCAGGGACCTCAGGGCCGCCGGGCTCGGCCGGTtcttcggcggcggcgaccacAACAACAAGAACCACGAG GTGGACGAATTTGCCCCGGCGAGGCTGTTCGTGGGCCTGCCCATCGACTCGGTCACGGACGGCGCCACGGTTAACAGCGCGGCGGCCGTCGCGGCCGGGATACGCGCCGTCAGGCTACTGGGCGCGGACGGCGTCGAGCTGCCGGTGTTCTGGTCGGTGGCGCAGCCCGAGTCCCCGGACAGGTTCTCCTGGGCCGGGTACCAAGCCGTGGCGGACATGGTCCGCGCCGAGAGCCTCAGCCTCCGCGTGTCGCTCCGCGCCCACGGCacgcccggcggcggcgtccccaCGCTGCCCGCGTGGGTGAGCGGCGTCGCCGCCGACGACCCCGACATCTTCTTCACCGACCGCTCCGGTGCGCGCCACGAGGGCTGCCTCTCCTTCGCCATCGACGAGCTCCCCGTGCTCCACGGCAGGTCCCCGCTCCAGCTCTACGAGGCCTTCTTCCGCAGCTTCGCCGCCGCGTTCGAGGATTTCTTCGACTCCACCATCACT GACGTGACGGTGGGGCTGGGCGTCAACGGCGTGCTCCGGTACCCGTCGTACCCGCCGGGGAGCGACGCCCGCAAGTTCACCGGGGTGGGCGAGTTCCAGTGCTACGACAAGTACATGCTCGCGCAGCTGAGGCAGCAAGCCGAGGAGGCTGGGAACTCGATGTGGGGGCTGTCGGGGCCGCACGACGCGCCGCTGTACCACGAGTCGCCGGACTCGTGCGGCTTCTTCCGGGAGCGCGGCGGCTCGTGGGAGACCCCCTACGGCGACTTCTTCCTGTCGTGGTACGCCGGGCAGCTGGTGGGGCACGGCGACCGCGTCCTGGGCATGGCGAGCGCGGTGTTCGGCGGCAAGCCGGTGGAGCTGTCGGCGAAGATCCCGTTCATGCACTGGTGGCACGGGGCGCTGTCGCGCcctgcggaggcggcggcggggttctACAAGAGCAACAAGAAGAACGGGTACAGCCCGGTGGCGAAGATGTTCGCGCGGCACGGGTGCACGATGGTGGTGCCGGGCATGGACGTGTGCATGAACAAGCAGCACCACAGCGCCGGGTCTAGCCCCGACCAGCTGCTGGTGCAGATCAAGAACGCGTGCcggcggcacggcgcgcgcATCGCCGGCGAGAATGCGTCGCTCGTCATGACGCACACCAGCAGCTTCTCCCGCATCCGAAGCAACATCCTCACCACCGAGCTGATGCGGCCGTGCCACTTCACGTACCAGCGCATGGGCGCCGAGTTCTTCTCGCCGGACCACTTCCCGCAGTTCATGGAGTTCGTGCGCAGCGTCGTGTGCGGCGAGTGGGACGAGGACGACGGGCCCGCCGACGAGGAGCGCGCCATGGCCGCGTCAGGCAGTGCCAAGACCAGGGAGGCTTGA